CCCTGTTTTTTCTGCGACGCGTACGGACTCTTTATTTGTCGGCTCGATATAAGAGTTTATCACCACTCCTGGCAGCTTCTCTGATATATATTTCAGACACTCTTTAACACTTTCTGTGGCGTATCCCTTTCCCCAGAACTCCGAGAAAAATCGATACCCGAAATCTGTCTTAAGCTCGCCATCTTCTTCTTCCCACCAAAGCCCACAAAATCCCATCCATTCTCCTGTTTTCTTCATGATGACTGAGCATGCTGCAAAGCCGTACTTTTCGTCGTTTTCGATCATCGTCTTAAGAATTTCCTTGGAACGCTCTAAAGAATAGATGCCCTTGAGAGAATACTTCATAACTACGGGGTCGGCAAAAAGCTTTGCCATCGACTCAAGATCGCCCTGAGATATTTTTCTCAGCAACAGCCTTTCCGTCTCGGCGATATTTTCTTTTTTATCAAGCTTTTTCTCAATCATTCGAATTTTATCAACATCTTTCTCCCTTCCTAAAACCTTATAAGCCTCAGTAATATCCTCCAAATAAGGTACAGGAACTTTAAAATCATCAATCTCTACAAAAGTATTAAGGTTATGGGCGTGCTTAAAAGATACCCATTCACCAGCCACATTATACTCTAAATCGCCCATTACCTCAACATCGACACCCTCTATCTTGAATTTCCCCAGATACGACCCGAACATATTGCTCTCGCTGTACTTTACAGGGCTAATTACGAATTCCTTTAGAAGCTCATTTGCTTTCTTTGCGCCATCCACATCTGTTTTTATATCAAGATCGTTAGGCTCTATATCAATACCATGTAAAGTAAGACTGGCACTGCCTATCAGAACCCAATTAATCTCTTTTAACTTTTCTACCAATATCTTTAATGCTTTCTTTTGATTGTCACTTATTTTTTTATTATTCATTAATATTACTCCCAGTGAATTTAGCCAACAGCCTGTTGGCTCTTTGATAAGTATGCTATGTCCCAAGTAATTTGTGCAACAACCTGTTTCACAAT
This window of the Waddliaceae bacterium genome carries:
- a CDS encoding GNAT family N-acetyltransferase — translated: MNNKKISDNQKKALKILVEKLKEINWVLIGSASLTLHGIDIEPNDLDIKTDVDGAKKANELLKEFVISPVKYSESNMFGSYLGKFKIEGVDVEVMGDLEYNVAGEWVSFKHAHNLNTFVEIDDFKVPVPYLEDITEAYKVLGREKDVDKIRMIEKKLDKKENIAETERLLLRKISQGDLESMAKLFADPVVMKYSLKGIYSLERSKEILKTMIENDEKYGFAACSVIMKKTGEWMGFCGLWWEEEDGELKTDFGYRFFSEFWGKGYATESVKECLKYISEKLPGVVINSYIEPTNKESVRVAEKTGMTFVKEVVYYNLPTHLYIFEQNVKRNY